From Skermanella sp. TT6, a single genomic window includes:
- a CDS encoding class I adenylate-forming enzyme family protein produces MPWPDDTLPATRMEAHFGDRVVRCFTDRPGSLIAMLTDAVDRNPDGDAVVCGDRRLSYRQLGEEVDRLAAGLVERGIRPGDRVALLLGNRVEFVTSLYAVARAGAIAVPLSVRERKPGLDYVLDDCGASLVIHEADLTDRLPDIAGLMRVAVPFEGMHSPAPPPPVPSVREEDTAVILYTSGTTGKPKGAMLTHLGICHSALHYETCMGLTARDRSVLAVPGSHVTGLIGMVAAMLRVAGALLILPAFKARDFLALASAERMTHTILVPAMYNLCLLQPDFAEFDLSAWRIGAFGGAPMPDATIAALARTVPGLTLMNAYGATETTSPATIMPIGHTPGRLDSVGRAVPCAEIRVMDAEGREVPAGETGELWIRGPMVVKGYWNKPEATAQGFTAGFWHSGDIGSVDADGYVRVFDRLKDMINRGGYKIFSAEVENVLSHFPGVREVAVVGYPCPVLGERVHAFIAAEAEIDTAALKAFCAERLSDYKVPEGFTIEPGTLPRNPNGKVIKRTLRERLANGVDCRSA; encoded by the coding sequence ATGCCCTGGCCCGACGACACCCTTCCGGCGACCCGGATGGAGGCCCATTTCGGCGACCGCGTCGTCCGCTGCTTCACCGACCGGCCCGGCAGCCTGATAGCCATGCTGACGGACGCCGTTGATCGCAACCCGGACGGCGACGCGGTCGTCTGCGGCGACCGGCGCCTGAGCTACCGCCAGCTTGGCGAGGAGGTGGACCGTCTCGCCGCCGGCTTGGTCGAGCGCGGCATCCGGCCCGGCGACCGGGTGGCGCTGCTGCTCGGCAACCGGGTGGAGTTCGTCACCTCGCTCTACGCCGTCGCAAGGGCCGGCGCCATCGCCGTGCCCCTGAGCGTGCGGGAGCGGAAGCCCGGCCTGGACTATGTGCTGGACGACTGCGGCGCCTCCCTGGTGATCCACGAGGCGGACCTGACGGACCGGCTGCCGGACATCGCGGGGCTGATGCGGGTCGCGGTCCCGTTCGAAGGAATGCACTCCCCGGCTCCGCCGCCGCCCGTGCCGTCGGTGCGGGAGGAGGATACCGCCGTCATCCTCTATACCTCGGGCACGACCGGCAAGCCCAAGGGGGCGATGCTGACCCATCTCGGCATCTGTCATTCAGCTCTCCATTACGAAACCTGCATGGGCCTGACGGCCCGGGATCGCTCGGTTCTGGCGGTCCCGGGCAGTCATGTGACCGGACTGATCGGCATGGTCGCGGCGATGCTGCGCGTCGCCGGCGCGCTGCTGATCCTGCCGGCCTTCAAGGCACGGGATTTCCTGGCCCTGGCGTCGGCGGAACGGATGACCCACACCATCCTGGTGCCGGCCATGTACAATCTGTGCCTGCTCCAGCCGGACTTCGCAGAATTCGACCTGTCCGCCTGGCGGATCGGCGCCTTCGGCGGCGCCCCCATGCCCGACGCGACCATCGCGGCGCTGGCCCGCACGGTGCCAGGCCTGACCCTGATGAATGCCTACGGCGCCACCGAGACCACCTCGCCCGCCACGATCATGCCGATCGGCCACACCCCCGGCCGGCTGGACAGCGTCGGCCGCGCGGTGCCCTGCGCCGAGATCCGCGTGATGGACGCCGAGGGGCGCGAGGTCCCGGCGGGCGAGACGGGTGAGCTTTGGATCCGCGGACCGATGGTGGTGAAAGGATACTGGAACAAGCCCGAGGCGACCGCCCAAGGCTTCACCGCCGGGTTCTGGCATTCCGGCGACATCGGCTCGGTCGATGCGGACGGTTATGTCCGGGTGTTCGACCGCCTGAAGGACATGATCAACCGCGGCGGCTACAAGATCTTCAGCGCCGAGGTCGAGAACGTGCTGAGCCATTTCCCCGGCGTGCGGGAGGTGGCAGTCGTCGGATACCCCTGCCCTGTCCTGGGCGAGCGCGTCCACGCCTTCATCGCGGCGGAGGCCGAAATCGATACGGCGGCGTTGAAGGCGTTCTGCGCGGAGCGCCTGTCCGACTACAAGGTGCCGGAAGGCTTCACGATCGAGCCCGGCACGCTTCCGCGCAATCCGAACGGGAAGGTCATCAAGCGGACATTGCGGGAGAGGCTGGCAAATGGTGTGGATTGTCGA
- a CDS encoding ABC transporter ATP-binding protein yields MTAGMLAVDGVHVVIQSVTALRGFGMTAAPGEMIGLVGRNGAGKTTMMRTIMGHLAPVQGHIRVDGTDLRTVARHHRADLGIGYMPEDRGLIPALTVEENILLPTWVTKRLDGRQRLDFVYGIMPELKAMRERKALLLSGGQQKMVALGRALAVGTRLLLLDEPFEGVAPALSQRLSEVISALKGKDLAVVISQSDLNHSQSLFDREYIIERGANGTMREKAH; encoded by the coding sequence ATGACCGCCGGGATGCTGGCCGTGGACGGAGTCCATGTCGTCATCCAGTCGGTCACAGCGCTGCGCGGTTTCGGCATGACCGCAGCGCCCGGCGAGATGATCGGGCTGGTCGGCCGCAACGGTGCCGGCAAGACCACCATGATGCGGACCATCATGGGCCACCTGGCGCCGGTCCAGGGCCATATCCGGGTCGATGGGACCGACCTGCGCACGGTCGCGAGGCATCACCGCGCCGACCTGGGCATCGGCTACATGCCGGAGGACCGCGGCCTGATCCCCGCCTTGACGGTGGAGGAGAATATCCTTCTGCCGACCTGGGTGACCAAGCGGCTGGACGGCCGGCAGCGGCTCGACTTCGTCTACGGCATCATGCCGGAGCTGAAGGCCATGCGGGAGCGCAAGGCGCTGCTGCTGAGCGGCGGGCAGCAGAAGATGGTGGCGCTGGGCCGAGCCCTGGCGGTCGGCACCCGCCTGCTGTTGCTGGACGAACCGTTCGAGGGCGTGGCTCCCGCCCTGTCGCAGCGGCTGTCGGAGGTGATCTCCGCTCTCAAGGGCAAGGATCTGGCGGTGGTGATTTCCCAGTCGGACCTGAACCATTCCCAATCCCTGTTCGACCGCGAGTACATCATCGAGCGTGGCGCCAACGGCACCATGCGGGAGAAGGCGCACTGA